One genomic window of Arachis stenosperma cultivar V10309 chromosome 10, arast.V10309.gnm1.PFL2, whole genome shotgun sequence includes the following:
- the LOC130957873 gene encoding cytochrome P450 85A-like — translation MAFTFIAIVGGVLFLFCFFSALLRWNEVRYMKKNKGLPPGTMGWPLFGETTEFLKQGPNFMKNQRARYGSFFKSHILGCPTIVSMDAELNRYILMNESKGLVPGYPKSMLDILGKCNIAAVHGSTHKYLRGALLSIISPTMIRDQLLPKIDHFMRSHLSNWDNQVINIQHKTKEMAFLSSLRQIAGKESSRISDSIMPEFFNLVLGTLSLPIHLPGTNYSRGFQARKATVSIVSEVIEERRKSQEIHKDMLGGLMGNDDESRHKLSDEEIIDLVITVMYSGYETVSATSMMAVKYLQDHPKALEELREEHLNIRQRKKPDEPIDFNDLKSMRFTRAVIFETSRLATIVNGVLRKTTQDMELNGYLIPKGWKIYVYTREINYDHFLYPDPLKFNPWRWLDKSLESKNHCLIFGGGTRLCPGKELGIAEISTFLHYLVTRYRWEEVGGDKLLKFPRVQAPNGLHIRVTSY, via the exons ATGGCTTTTACCTTCATTGCAATTGTTGGTGGTGTTTTGTTCTTGTTCTGTTTTTTCTCTGCTCTTTTGAGATGGAATGAAGTAAGGTACATGAAGAAGAATAAAGGTTTGCCACCAGGTACAATGGGGTGGCCACTTTTTGGAGAAACTACTGAGTTTCTTAAACAAGGTCCTAACTTCATGAAAAACCAAAGAGCAAG GTATGGCAGTTTTTTCAAATCACACATATTGGGGTGTCCTACAATTGTATCAATGGATGCAGAGCTTAATAGATACATTCTAATGAATGAATCAAAAGGGCTTGTTCCAGGGTACCCTAAATCCATGTTAGACATCTTGGGAAAATGCAACATTGCAGCTGTTCATGGCTCCACTCACAAGTACTTGAGAGGTGCCTTGCTTTCTATCATTAGCCCCACCATGATCAGAGATCAGCTTTTGCCAAAAATTGATCACTTCATGAGATCCCACCTTAGCAATTGGGACAATCAAGTCATCAACATCCAACACAAAACCAAAGAG ATGGCCTTCCTTTCATCACTGAGGCAGATTGCAGGAAAAGAATCAAGCAGAATATCAGATTCAATCATGCCGGAATTCTTTAATCTAGTATTAGGAACTCTTTCTCTTCCTATTCACCTTCCGGGGACGAATTATAGTCGCGGATTTCAG GCAAGGAAAGCTACTGTGAGTATTGTGAGTGAGGTAATAGAGGAAAGGAGAAAATCCCAAGAAATACACAAAGACATGCTTGGAGGATTGATGGGAAATGATGATGAAAGTAGACACAAACTAAGTGATGAAGAAATCATTGATCTAGTGATTACAGTTATGTATTCTGGTTATGAAACTGTTTCAGCCACTTCAATGATGGCAGTGAAGTATCTTCAGGACCATCCCAAAGCACTTGAAGAACTCAGA GAAGAGCATTTGAACATTAGACAAAGGAAAAAACCAGATGAACCAATTGATTTCAACGATCTCAAGTCAATGAGGTTTACTCGTGCG GTGATTTTTGAGACCTCTAGATTGGCCACAATAGTTAATGGGGTCCTAAGGAAAACTACTCAAGATATGGAACTAAATG GTTATTTGATTCCCAAAGGGTGGAAGATATATGTGTACACGAGAGAGATAAATTATGACCATTTTCTATATCCTGATCCACTAAAGTTCAACCCATGGAGATGGCTG gatAAGAGCCTAGAGTCAAAAAACCACTGCTTGATATTTGGAGGAGGTACAAGATTGTGTCCAGGGAAAGAGTTGGGAATAGCAGAAATTTCAACTTTCTTGCACTATCTTGTAACTAGATACAG GTGGGAAGAAGTAGGAGGAGATAAACTTCTGAAATTTCCTAGAGTTCAGGCACCTAATGGACTGCACATAAGGGTGACATCTTACTAA